One Coffea eugenioides isolate CCC68of chromosome 2, Ceug_1.0, whole genome shotgun sequence genomic window, ATGTTATAGAGGCTGACCATTTCCACCAATGAGAAGGAGACGAGCTATGAGTAAGAAATGCATCTTATAAAGTTCGAAAGCCCTATCATGTTCAGTCCTTGATTTGCCAGggaaagaaacaacaaaatttgCCAGGGGtgcacaaaattttgaggtgtCCAAATTAAGAAAGACTAGAGGAAACATCCTCAAGATAATGCTGGCATATTATTATATAAGCTGGATAAAAGACAATACCTACAGCAACCAATGGGGGAAGAAAAATCCCAGGGGTTTAAATTCAGAAAAATGCTAGAAGTCTCAACTTTCAAGGGAATCAAAGTCAGAATCTACAACCTTTAACCGTCTGGCAAGCTCATTAGCATGCAGCACATTAGCAAGCTTGGATTGACCATAAGCAAGGTATCTGTTGTACCTGCAGCATAAAAGTGTGAGAACATGTGAGAGGTTTTTCAAGAATGATGGTCAAAAGACCTCCCCGCACTACCTCCCTACACACCACCCCTTAATAATTCAACACAAATTTCATtaacaattttttctttttctaatcgAGGGAACTCTCTAAAAATCTTACAGTTTCTACATGATAATGTCACAGGCAAGGCATGGGGGCTATCCTCTCATTCTCCCCTAATCCTGCCTCTCTTTCTTCGCAAACCTTCTAGAAAATGATGGCTATGATTTTTTCCTATATTACCTGTAAAACAGTTCTAACTTAATACTTTGACATGTTTGCTTTATGTTTATCCCCATTTACACAAGAAAATTGCATGCCATTTATTTGTGTATCAGTATATTGTATACTATGAGATGTACTCAATAACTGCTTAAGAAGTATCTGCAATTTTATACTTCCTAAGTCTACTTGTTGGCATGGTGAGCAGTTCGAGATATAGGTATGAATAGGTTTTACTTTTCACAGGTAGGTGGCTGCTTGGACTCTCAGGAGTACCCAAAAATTTAAATCTCAACCACCACATGACAAAACACACGGCATTTTATGAAACAAGGAGAGAGAAGAAACAGATTTTCAGTATGGTAGTACCTTCAAGCTAAGACATGAGTTTGAAGCTTTGAcattaagaagaagaagaaggaaagaacAATGATAAACTACGGTTTGAGAGTCTAGAACAGAATAACATATAGAAAGATTAACACAATTAAGCACCGGCAACCACAAGCTTACCCTTCTTGATCGTTGATTTTATCAAAACGCACACCTTCACGATAGGTATAGCGGTGAAATTCTGATGCAACAATCACGATCCTTCCCTCTCTCTTAGTTTGATGACATGTTTTCTTCATTGTGTCCAACAACAAGTTAGTCAAAAGAAAATGACCTGCATAACAGATACAAAACTAAAGATGGTTATGAAGATAAAGTGTTGATGTCAACAAGAACTATGCTGAGTTCCAATCCAATTACTGCTAAAGAATTTGAAGAATAGGACCTACCTAAGTGATTTGTGGCAAACTGCAATTCAATGTCGTCCTTGGATAGCTCGAATGTGGTCCCCATGACTCCAGCATTATTACTTAACATAGAGAAGACAGAGACCAATCCCAGgagtcaaaaacaaaaaaagaataagcaaataagcaaataagcaaattataagcaaataaaatttacaaaatcacaaaaaataccAGGCACTTAATAAAGAGACAAGATGAGGGGAGACAAAGTTAGAAGAGTCTGATTGCTGTATAGGTAGCATTTATTTACATTAGGATATTCAAGGGACGGCCAGACGAATTAAACTCCTTTGCAAAATTTCTCACAGATGCAAGTGAACTGAGATCTAACTCCAAGACATCAACTTTAGCTTCAGGGGTTTCCTTAACAATTGCATCTTTGACCTCTTGGCCAGCAGCCATGTTTCTGACCCCCATTATAACACTGACACCACGCAGTGCAAGAACACGAGCTGTTTCAGCACCAATACCACTTGAAGCCCCTGCAATTTTGTTTGTTATTATACTACGTCATTCCATGCGTTCAAACCGATCCTCTTAATCAATCATAAAGGCCCACAGTCATGAACAAGAAAACGAAAACGAAAGTACTGATGTGCTAGACCAGTATAAACAAATTGAAGGGCAACAAAACTAGTAGATTATTTTTGAAGCAGCGTTCACTTCTACacaaaagagaagaagaaaaaagaatagagaAATTTAGGgagctgaaaatttttttaaaaaaaacatatGTGGACAGAAAGGTCGAATTGAGAAGGAACGGAGAGATAAGAGCAAGTAGAGGACCTGTGACGATGGCGGTGAGACCAGAGCCATCAATCCCCTGCGTGACTTCCTCAGCAGTGGAAGAGGATGAGAACCCAGATggcccttttcttttgaatagCCACATCTTTGTTCAACTGTAGTAATTAGCGAAGctgcagaaattccaagaagAACAAgcagaggaggaggaggtggaggtggaggtggaggtggaggcCTTATGGTTCTACGAGAAGGTTCCTAGTCCTTGATGAAATACCGTCGTCATTTATGCGGTGATGAATTGATGGTTGACTCGAAAATAAACGGTTGTGAAATTActactttttttatatttatttcttctttCGTGAATGGCAAGATAATGTAGGAATatacatttttcttaaagaaaaatttcagaaacctcccttgagattttccCTAATTGCAATTAGCCCCTcccaaatttttgaaatcacacttagtgcctgtttgataacataaaaaagtgctgaaactgaattcattcagacattcagaggttttgggtgtttgataaataaaaagtCAACTGCTGAACCTATTAAGTGGTGCtgaatttgtatgtatttttttcagcacaagaatagTAACTGAATACTTAATTTGATAAGAATCAAGAGATTTACTTCAACTactttatcttatctaccaaatctatccctgtttgttaattacattcaaaatccttatctaattaaacaacctaatattctctattcaaaatccttatctaattaaacaaaacAACCTTTCAACATTGATACCATCTTTCCATCTTTATCTTTACATTGTCTACTCTTTatctttttccatctttctactctttcataattttgtcatttttttcctcccaaattttttttattgctacCGTACTCAGCGAtctcaaattcattttttccaagGTAAGTGACAttgattatttgttgttttgCTTCAACATTTTtctattgaaataattaaatttcGATATAATTTGGTGTGAATTTAAATCTTGTTTATTGCAGCTTCCTTTTGCTTATATTTGGACTTTTCTTATCAAACTGTGAAGGAAGGCCATCACGAATTCCTAAGCTTAAACAGGTACCATCACTagttatattattattattttattttgggaGTG contains:
- the LOC113764182 gene encoding short-chain dehydrogenase TIC 32, chloroplastic-like isoform X1; translated protein: MWLFKRKGPSGFSSSSTAEEVTQGIDGSGLTAIVTGASSGIGAETARVLALRGVSVIMGVRNMAAGQEVKDAIVKETPEAKVDVLELDLSSLASVRNFAKEFNSSGRPLNILINNAGVMGTTFELSKDDIELQFATNHLGHFLLTNLLLDTMKKTCHQTKREGRIVIVASEFHRYTYREGVRFDKINDQEGYNRYLAYGQSKLANVLHANELARRLKQEDDADITANSLHPGGITTNLYRHSGIFRGLGSIIGKFVYKNIPQGASTTCYVALHPQVKGIRGEYFDNSNIAKASSMAMDADLARRLWDFSVSLTKPNDS
- the LOC113764182 gene encoding short-chain dehydrogenase TIC 32, chloroplastic-like isoform X2 — encoded protein: MWLFKRKGPSGFSSSSTAEEVTQGIDGSGLTAIVTGASSGIGAETARVLALRGVSVIMGVRNMAAGQEVKDAIVKETPEAKVDVLELDLSSLASVRNFAKEFNSSGRPLNILINNAGVMGTTFELSKDDIELQFATNHLGHFLLTNLLLDTMKKTCHQTKREGRIVIVASEFHRYTYREGVRFDKINDQEGYNRYLAYGQSKLANVLHANELARRLKEDDADITANSLHPGGITTNLYRHSGIFRGLGSIIGKFVYKNIPQGASTTCYVALHPQVKGIRGEYFDNSNIAKASSMAMDADLARRLWDFSVSLTKPNDS